In the genome of Marinomonas algicola, the window ATCCTCGAGTTCAACCTGAACTTGATGCAAAAAAATTGAACGCCTTATTTAAAAATGTGGCTAATATAACCCAAGAAGAGCTGTCGATTACTTATGAATTTTAACCCTACCAGTTTACTACTAGATCGTGTTTCTGACGCATTTTCAGGCAAAGTCTTGTTTGCAAATCCGGACGACACGTACCCTCTTGAGCTCGGTAAGCAGGCAGAGGTTTATGCTTGGTGCCAATCAAAATCCATATTTGATCGTTTACTTAGAGGCGGGTTTAATGAAAACCATGCTGAGTTTAATGCGACTTGGACTCAATCTACAGCAGAAACCTTTGATCATATTATTTTGATCCAACCAAAAGCCAAAGAATTATTAGATTACTTAATTGATGCAAGCATGCCTCATTTAAAGCTAGGCGGTAAAATTTGGTTAGTTGGTGACAATAAAAGCGGTGTGAAATCCTCTTATAAGCGATTAGAAAAACACGCGGTAAACGCGGGCAAAGTAGATGGTGCGAAACACTGTTTAGTGTATAACGCTTCTAAGGAAGAGGCGTCTCCAGCCTTCAAATTTGAAAAATGGATTACTCAATGGACGCAAACGGTCGCCGATCAAACTTTTACCTTATGCAGTATACCGGGTGTATTTGGTCATAAAAAATTGGATAAAGGGACGTCGTTGTTATTGGGGCAACTGTCTGAACACCGCTTTATGAGTGACGCCAAACAGGCTCGTTTTCTTGATTTTGGCTGCGGCGATGGCATTATTGCCCTTTGGCTACATAATAAAACTGGCGCTAAAATTACCGCGTTAGATGACAGTGCTCTTGCGTTGAAGGCAACGGAATTAACCTTTTCTGCCAATGGCGTGAGTGATTACGTCACAACCTTGGCGTCCAATGGTTTAGAGGATGTAAAAGGTCGTTTTAATTATATTGTGACCAATCCACCATTCCATACAGGCATGTCAACGGACTACAGTGTTGCCGAAGGTTTTTTTACGTCAGTAAAGCAACATTTAACCTTGAATGGCGAACTGTTTGTTGTGGCGAATGATTTCTTGAGATACCCCGACTTTATTGATGCGGCTCTGGGTACACATACGCGCTTACAAAGAGCGCAAGGGTTTGCGATTTATTATGGGAAACAAAAAAAACCGAAATAACGTGTTGGTATCCGTCTTTTTTGTAAGAGGATCATGATGGAAAAATAAAAAGGAGCCGTGTTATTCGCTCCTTTTTATTTTGGTCTTTCTTTACCGGCTATGCAATGGCCTCACTCAAGTCCATTCGTTTTTCTTCAACGGCGTGACAGGCGATAAGTTGCTCTACTTCTCTACGCAAAAGCGGTGCCTCTGTTTTGCAGCGATTATTTGCAAAACTACAGCGTCCATGGAATGCACAGCCACTGGGAGGATTAAGAGGGGAAGGTAATTCACCTTTTAGCTTAATCCGTTTACGGCGTTTATCAGGAGCAAGCTGTGGCGTACTGGACATTAATGCCAACGTATAAGGGTGTTTTGGATTCGCAAAAACCTGTTCTTTAGGGCCTTGCTCAACCACCTTACCCAGATACATCACCATAACTTCATCCGCGATATGCTCGACAACAGAGAGATCGTGAGAAATAAACACATAACTCAAACCAAATTCCTGCTGTAGATCCATCATTAAGTTTAGTACTTGAGCTTGTACAGAAACATCTAAGGCGGAAACGGGTTCATCCGCCACGATCACGTTGGGATCAAGCATTAAGCCGCGAGCGATGGCGATACGTTGTCTTTGGCCTCCTGAAAACATATGCGGATAGCGATCATAATGTTCGGTTTTTAGACCGACTTTTGACATGATCAATAGCGCTTTTGCTTTACGCTCAGCTTTGTTCAATTTGGTATTGATGACTAAAGGCTCTTCTAGGATATCGCCAATTTTCTTTCTTGGGTTGAGCGATCCATATGGGTTTTGAAAGATAATTTGTATGCGTTGGCGAAGCGCCATCTGCTCTGATTTTGATAACGTCAGCAAATTTTGCCCTTTATAATTAAGTTCGCCTGATGTTGGCGTCTCTATCATAGTCAGCATTCGCCCTAAAGTGGACTTACCACAGCCGGATTCACCGACTACGGCTAACGTTTTACCTCGTTCAAGCTCGAAGCTAATACCGTCGACGGCTTTTACTAATGCATCCTCTTTAAAGAAACCTTGATTGACAACATAGTGCTGCTTTAAATCTGTACCCTTTAATATGAGATTTTCATTTGTGTTGCTCATGCGGCAGGCCTCCCTTCAATATCAAGTGGTGTGTGGCATTTAACCTGTCTATCTAATGAGCCTTGTGTCGTGGGTTCCAGAGTGCGGCATTGGTCGGTTACATAAGGGCAACGGGGGCTGAGCAAACAGCCCGCTGGTCGGTCATATACTCCTGGGACCACACCTGATAAGGCATCTAGACGACTTTTCCCAGCAGAAGATTCGGGTAAAGATTTTAGTAACGCTTGGGTATATGGGTGCTTCGGAGAAGAAAATACCTCTGCAGCCGGTCCTGATTCAACTATTTGACCTGCGTACATGACGATGACTCGGTGAGCCACCTCGGCGACGAGAGCGAGATCGTGAGTGATTAAGACTAAGCCCATTTGCTTCTGACGTTGTAGGTCGATAAGTAAGTCAATAATCTGTGCTTGAATGGTGACGTCCAAAGCCGTAGTTGGTTCGTCAGCAATTAACAGTTTGGGGTTACAGGCGATTGCCATAGCGATCATCACACGTTGGCTCATACCGCCCGAAAGTTGATGAGGATAAGCGGATAAGCGTGTTTCGGGAGCGGGAATACCCACTTGATTCAACAATTCAACGGCGCGTGCATTGAGCTCTTTTTTTCGGCCTCCCTGATGCGTTTTTAAGGCTTCGATAATCTGATAACCTACGGTAAAGCAAGGGTTTAAGCTTGTCATTGGATCTTGGAAAATCATCGCAATTTCAGATCCAGTCAGCTTTCTACGTTGCGCCTCAGGCATGGTTAATAGGTCTTGTCCGTTAAAGGATAAGTTGTCAGCCTCCACTTTACCTGGGAAATCAATTAACCCCATGATAGACAGCGAACTCACGCTTTTACCTGAACCAGACTCTCCTACTATGCCTAGCACTTCGCCTTCTTCAACTTTGTAACTGATATTGTCAACGGCTTTAAACTGGCCAAAAGTAACCGATAAATTTTTGAGTTGTAATAATGACATAGTACTCTCCTACTGTTTCAGCTTAGGATCAAGGGCATCACGCAAACCATCACCCATGAGATTAAAGGCTAATACAGTGATCAGTATCATTAAGCCTGGAAACGTAACAACCCACCATGCACGCTGAACGAATTGCAAAGCATCCGCTAACATACTGCCCCATTCTGGTGTCGGTGGTTGAGCACCTAAACCAAGGAAGCCCAGTGCGGCCATATCTAGGATGGCACTCGAAAACCCCAGTGTCGCCTGAACAATTAAAGGCGCTAAACAGTTAGGTAAAATACAGATAAACATCAATCGTAGTGGACTTGCTCCAATGACACGTGACGAAGTGACGTAATCTCGTGACATTTCGGCTAAGGTGGCGGCACGAGTTAACCTTACATAGTGTGGCAATGACACGATTGAAATGGCGAGCGCGGCATTAATAATACTGGGTCCAAGGATGGCGACAATCGCAATGGCCAAAAGTAAGCTTGGCATGGCCAACATAATGTCCACAATACGCATAATCGCGGTATCAACAATGCCTTTACAGTAACCTGCTGTTAAGCCCAGTAAGATCCCTAGAAAAAGGGAAAAAGTGACTGAAATAATACCGACTGCAATGGACAAACGAGCGCCGTGTATTAAGCGAGATAAAATATCTCGTCCCACATCGTCTGTACCAAGGAAATAGCTCCAATTACCGCCTTCTAACCACGCTGGAGGAAGTAAAAGAGCATCGCGTGCTTGAATAGACGGAGAGTGTGGGGCAACTAGATCGGCAAATACGGCTAAAAAACAGATAAATACAATAAAAACAAGGCCAGCAACAGCACCTTTATTGCTTTTAAAATAAAACCAAAACTCTTGTAATGGCGTTCTTGGTACCGGTGCAACTAAAGAATCGGATGACACTGTCATTTGTTCTGTGCTCATAATGGTTCCTTAATGACTGTGGCGAATACGAGGGTTAATAATGCCGTAGGTAATGTCTACTAGCAGGTTCACAACAATGATGATGGTTGCGACAATTAATATCCCACCCTGTACAACGGGATAATCTCGACGCCCAATAGATTCAATGAGCCATTTTCCTATTCCAGGCCAAGCAAAAACAGTTTCTGTCAGAATGGCACCAGAAAGTAAAATACCGACCTGCAGGCCAATGACGGTAATGACGGGTATCAAGGCGTTTCTTAGAGCATGAATTACGATCACTCTCCAAGGGGCGATCCCTTTGGAACGAGCGGTACGAATATAGTCTTCACTTAATACTTCGAGCATCGACGAGCGAGTCATACGAGCAATCACGGCCATTGGTATCGTTCCAAGTACGATACTGGGTAAAATCAAATGTGAAACCGCAGAGGTAAACGCCCCGTCTTCATCAGAAAGCCAAGCGTCTATTAGCATGAAGCCCGTTGTATTATCTATCCAATAGACGACGTCAATACGTCCAGATACGGGAGTCCAACCTAGTGTGACGGAAAAAATAAGCATTAACAGCAAAGCCCACCAAAAAATGGGCATAGAGTATCCTGTAAGAGAAACGGTCATGACAGAATGATCAAAAATGGTTCCTCGTTTTACCGCGGCGATAATGCCCGCAGGTAACCCAATCAGGATGGCAAAAAGCGCAGCACAAACTGACAATTCGACGGTTGCTGGGAATAAAGCTAAGAATTCATCTAATACGGGGGTTCTGGTAACGAGTGAATTACCTAAATCGCCTTGTAAGACGCCGCCAACATAACGAAAGTATTGAATGTATAGAGGTTGATCAAAGCCCAGCTCTGCGCTCAGCATGGCGTGACGTTCTGCCGACACACCTCTCTCCCCAGCCATAACCTCAATAGGGTCGCCAGGAATCATATGAATAAGGGTAAAAGTAAGTAAGGTGATGCCAAGAAAAGTGGGAATCACTAAACTTAAACGACGTAAAATAAACTGGAACATAAAATATCTCTTGAAACACAAATGCTAGAGCAGAAAACCTGCTCTAGCATTTTTTGGGCGGGAAACTATTTGGTTAAACTAACACCAGAGAAGTAGTGACCACCAAGAGGATCAATGATGAAATTTTTCACTTCTTTACGAACTGGTTCGTATACAACAGAGTGAGCGACTGTGATCCAAGGCGCTTCACGTTTGAAGACCATTTGTGCTTCTTCATAGTACTTAGTACGGTTGACTACATTTGAATCTCGTTTTGCTTTTACTAGCAAATCATTGAATTCAGTATCACACCATTGGGCACGGTTTGATCCACCTACAGCGTCACAACCAAGTAATACATATAGGAAGTTATCCGGATCACCATTATCACCAGTCCAGCCTAGTAGAACCGTTTCATGTTCGCCTTTTTTAGAGCGGTTTAGGTATTCACCCCACTCGTAAGAAACGATTTCGGCTTTCACGCCGACTTTCGCCCAATCTTCTTGCATTACTTCTGCCATGCGTCGAGCATTTGGGTTGTAAGGACGTTGTACTGGCATAGCCCAAATATTGGTTGAGAAGCCGTTTTCATAGCCTGCTTCTTTTAAGAGTTGCTTTGCTTTAACTGGATCG includes:
- the dppD gene encoding dipeptide ABC transporter ATP-binding protein; this translates as MSLLQLKNLSVTFGQFKAVDNISYKVEEGEVLGIVGESGSGKSVSSLSIMGLIDFPGKVEADNLSFNGQDLLTMPEAQRRKLTGSEIAMIFQDPMTSLNPCFTVGYQIIEALKTHQGGRKKELNARAVELLNQVGIPAPETRLSAYPHQLSGGMSQRVMIAMAIACNPKLLIADEPTTALDVTIQAQIIDLLIDLQRQKQMGLVLITHDLALVAEVAHRVIVMYAGQIVESGPAAEVFSSPKHPYTQALLKSLPESSAGKSRLDALSGVVPGVYDRPAGCLLSPRCPYVTDQCRTLEPTTQGSLDRQVKCHTPLDIEGRPAA
- a CDS encoding class I SAM-dependent methyltransferase yields the protein MNFNPTSLLLDRVSDAFSGKVLFANPDDTYPLELGKQAEVYAWCQSKSIFDRLLRGGFNENHAEFNATWTQSTAETFDHIILIQPKAKELLDYLIDASMPHLKLGGKIWLVGDNKSGVKSSYKRLEKHAVNAGKVDGAKHCLVYNASKEEASPAFKFEKWITQWTQTVADQTFTLCSIPGVFGHKKLDKGTSLLLGQLSEHRFMSDAKQARFLDFGCGDGIIALWLHNKTGAKITALDDSALALKATELTFSANGVSDYVTTLASNGLEDVKGRFNYIVTNPPFHTGMSTDYSVAEGFFTSVKQHLTLNGELFVVANDFLRYPDFIDAALGTHTRLQRAQGFAIYYGKQKKPK
- a CDS encoding peptide ABC transporter ATP-binding protein, which encodes MSNTNENLILKGTDLKQHYVVNQGFFKEDALVKAVDGISFELERGKTLAVVGESGCGKSTLGRMLTMIETPTSGELNYKGQNLLTLSKSEQMALRQRIQIIFQNPYGSLNPRKKIGDILEEPLVINTKLNKAERKAKALLIMSKVGLKTEHYDRYPHMFSGGQRQRIAIARGLMLDPNVIVADEPVSALDVSVQAQVLNLMMDLQQEFGLSYVFISHDLSVVEHIADEVMVMYLGKVVEQGPKEQVFANPKHPYTLALMSSTPQLAPDKRRKRIKLKGELPSPLNPPSGCAFHGRCSFANNRCKTEAPLLRREVEQLIACHAVEEKRMDLSEAIA
- the dppC gene encoding dipeptide ABC transporter permease DppC, whose translation is MSTEQMTVSSDSLVAPVPRTPLQEFWFYFKSNKGAVAGLVFIVFICFLAVFADLVAPHSPSIQARDALLLPPAWLEGGNWSYFLGTDDVGRDILSRLIHGARLSIAVGIISVTFSLFLGILLGLTAGYCKGIVDTAIMRIVDIMLAMPSLLLAIAIVAILGPSIINAALAISIVSLPHYVRLTRAATLAEMSRDYVTSSRVIGASPLRLMFICILPNCLAPLIVQATLGFSSAILDMAALGFLGLGAQPPTPEWGSMLADALQFVQRAWWVVTFPGLMILITVLAFNLMGDGLRDALDPKLKQ
- a CDS encoding ABC transporter permease subunit, translated to MFQFILRRLSLVIPTFLGITLLTFTLIHMIPGDPIEVMAGERGVSAERHAMLSAELGFDQPLYIQYFRYVGGVLQGDLGNSLVTRTPVLDEFLALFPATVELSVCAALFAILIGLPAGIIAAVKRGTIFDHSVMTVSLTGYSMPIFWWALLLMLIFSVTLGWTPVSGRIDVVYWIDNTTGFMLIDAWLSDEDGAFTSAVSHLILPSIVLGTIPMAVIARMTRSSMLEVLSEDYIRTARSKGIAPWRVIVIHALRNALIPVITVIGLQVGILLSGAILTETVFAWPGIGKWLIESIGRRDYPVVQGGILIVATIIIVVNLLVDITYGIINPRIRHSH